TATTATTTTGAATTCATTAGGAATGATCTTAATGTAGTTACATGTTAAAATTATCATGAAATACTACATAAATGGACTTTTGGATTTGGTTTCAACTAATGTAGGTAAAGTTAAACAAGTAGACATATGTgttttatatgtatttttgcTAATATTAATACATAGATTAGTTGATGCCAAATCCCTAGCTTTGGTGGTTTTaaaaaaaggtatataatattCATCTCATCACTCTTTCAAAATACTGATATCAAAACTGTTTTAACTAGGTGCATCTTTGATCTTAAGAAGATATACTTTCTCCATGTCATTTTATGTGAcattctttcctttttagtctatCTCAAAAAGAATGTCACTTTCCTATAATTAGAAACAAATCTTTACCTGGGAGAAGAATAGAGGATTAAGCACAGGGCTCAACACAAGGAACAAACCTCCAACTTCCTCAAACACATCTGCTAACTTCTACACCATGATCACTACCTGTACTGATTCGTTTCCCTAAATCATTGCAAAATAACAAATCCTCCTGCAGAGGGATGCAAACAGAGAGTACGACAACATACTCTACAAAAACTAGAAAAGGTATACATACATCCCATAAGTCTATATCTATATATCTTCAATTCAATTTGCAGAACATACTTTATAATGTAGCAACAATATGAGAAGCCACAAAACAGTGAAGAATTATTTAACAACTGTTGAACGTCTCAACTATACGACTAGGTTTATGAAGCAAATTAAAGATAGACCATAAATATTTGGCGGTACAAAAAATTAAAGGGAGTCTATATGTATGTTGTTCCACGACGCTATGCCTCCCAACCTCTTAACATTGTAGCACGTGCAACACGATTCACTCCCAATGTGAAGGCACCCATCCGAAGATTGCAATTGTGTGACTTACACATGTTCTTCAGGTTATGGAAGGCTTTTGTCATGTACTTCTCAAGCTCTATGTTAACCTTCTCCTCATCCCACATAAAACCTTGAATATTCTGCAAATGAGACACAATATTAACAACTCACGTCTAATCTAATACCGGGCTTAAAATTAAGTTGTAAGATAATTTATTGTCACATCGTTGGAATCTGACTTCACATAATGAATATTCAACAACACCCATTAACTTGTTTATATTTTGAGCAAATTGCATTAAGCTATACACCCAATGTAATAAAAGCATATCTAGATATGGGATATTACCTGAACCCACTCAAAATAACTGACAGTCACACCTCCAGCATTGGCATATATGTCGGGAAGTATAACAACTCCTTTCTTACACAAAATCTGCATATATAAGGACGCTATCTATCATCAAACATGGTAATCCTCGAAGTGAAATGACTAGAAAACCTGAAAGAGTAGTACCTCATCAGCTTCAGGATCAGTAGGATGATTTGCTGCTTCTATTATGAACTTGGCCTTGATATGATCAGCATTTTCTCTTTGGTGAAAAATCAGATCATGTACacaatgaaaaaattaattagatatgTATGTCGGCCTATCACAAGTTCACATATATAGATGTTTTCGTAGTAAAGACGGAATAAAGAAGAAATTCAAATGCTACTAAGAGTCTTTGCCTGATCAGGCACTAATGCCACCAATACTGACCAGCTCCTTTTCATTTAACGATTCTCTCAGTACAGAAACAAACAATTTGGCAATAATTAAGCagaaaattaatttcaaaagtaAAATAAGGTTGTCAACCTGTTCAAAACTCCTCCCAAAGCACAAGGTATGAGAACATCACACTCCTGTGTAAGTAATTCGTCGGAATCCATCAAGTCTCCACCACTAAAATCAATCAGTGTCCCTGTTGCTTCTTTGTGATTCAGCAAAGCGGCTATATCAAGCCCATTAGGATTCTTGACTGCCCCAGTAATGTCACTCACTGCAATCACCTTACCGCCTTTCTCATGAATAAGCTTTGCTGCCCAAGCTCCCACATTTCCAAATCCCTAAGAAATACAAATATTCGAGCAATAACGTATATAGACAATAGGAACACAATGGAAATTGAACAACTATGAAATTTTACCTGAATGACAAAAGTCAAGTCCTTAATATTCTTTCCATGTTCAGAAAGTAAAGCATCTGTTGCATAAACTACACCACGGCCAGTTGCAGCATCCCTACCCAATGACCCCCCAAGATCCTAAGACAAAAGATGAAGTAGGCTACTTCAAATTATTGAACGTACGAATTCTAACCACATTGAATAATTAAGTCTAAAATGTATCAGGTAGGTTTTCAATGTATAATATGTTGCAAAATACGTCTTACAATTGGTTTTCCAGTCACAATTGCAGGTGAGTGCCCATGAAACTTTGAATACTCATCCAACATCCAGGCCATAGTCTGTTTGTACAAAGTACCAATAAGCCTATTTGCTTGCAACTATATATTCTAGAAATGTTTGAGATATATAATGATCGATATTACTAACCTGGGAATTAGTTCCCATATCAGGTGCTGGGACATCAGTGTTAATTCCAATAAGATCATGAATTTTCTGTGTGAAAACACGGGTAAGGCGCTCCAACTCACTAATGCTTAAATCTTTCGGTATGCAGCCAATTCCACCCTTAGCTCCCCCATATGGAATATCTACTACAGCAGTCTTCCAAGTCATTAGTTGAGCAAGGGCATTTACCTCGTCATGGTTAACCTTGCAAAACAAATTTACCATATATCTCAGTACCAAGTCCATCGTTATGAAAAAGGGAACACTTAGAAAGAATATTAATTTGAGTACCAGCAAAACTCAGAACATTGAAAAATTAAGACCATGACAGAAACTTGACGTTGATAAGCAAGATCAATTGAAAAGGAAATGTTAGTGGGACTCTAATCATGATCTAGCATATTGTTAACATAAAGTAATTCCTATATATGGATAAACATTTTATCGATAGATTTTTAATAACAAATCAATGAAAGCTAAATATATAAAAGTATGTATACAAACctactcatatatatatttatcaccTGCTAAATAGCTGATGCTACAAACCTTGAACGCTAAATTTTCATCTAAATATCAAAAGCCAGTGCTTTTCATGCTTGAAGCACCAGAAGGATTGACCAACACgttaataaaaaattttaaaggGAAATAACAGATCTCTTATACAGCCATCATGTGCAGCACAACATGAGTGGTCCATCATAATAATTTCTTTCAACGGACACGTGCATACTTTATTTGAACGCAAGTTGAACCCAAAGACATTAGGCCAAGGGCATGTCATATCTGCTTGGGCATCACACATCACGTCATCGAAATCTAAATTTTGATCAGAATCTGGTATTTAATAGTACCAACCTTCGAATGGTCCTGATCTTGCCTAATTTATACAGCGGGGTAGGGGCCAAAAAAGTTGTCTCgacatttttaaaatcaaatataaacGCGGGAACTGAATGTGTTGATTATCTGGTCCCCCAAAAATATTAATACAAATAACAACAGTATTATATATTCAGAAGATTCCCCTTGAACAGGAACCAGACTCTTTACCGCGCAACTTAAGAAATAAACATTCTTAACCACTATATATGTTTTAACATAATTGATCATTACAGCAGAACACCTATTCATCTTTGTATGCAAGGAAACCATTTAGCCTTGGCAAAGTCCTCACATCTGCAAAACCTCTCTCAGAATACAAGACACATTGCAGTCTATATACCAAGAAGGAAAAAAAGTCTaatccaaattttatttttttaccctTTCCTACAAGCTCCTACCTTTCTTTCTCCATGGGTGATTCGAATCCACAAACTTAGGGTCAGAGGTGGAGGATACTTACTCTTTGGTTAAGTCTTATCCAACCTCAATTTTTCCAAAGTCTAAATTTTTCAAAGTGTAAGTCCTTCTATCAGTCTTTCCACAGCCTGCCTAAGGAAGTTAAAGGAGTTCTTCAGTTGGACAAATCCCAACTCCCAAGTTTTAGATTAAGATACGATAAAGTTAACATTTATGTCAGTTAATTACTTATATTTTGGTATAGGCCAGAGGTTGAGAGAAATAAATCCAGGATCTTGTCTCCTATCTTTTTGCTCTTATTATAACAGATTGAGCCATACAATCTGTTTTTATATCTTAAAGGTAAGGTTTGGCCCTCCTCTTTTGCACT
This Solanum dulcamara chromosome 8, daSolDulc1.2, whole genome shotgun sequence DNA region includes the following protein-coding sequences:
- the LOC129900311 gene encoding glutamate dehydrogenase A-like, which gives rise to MNALAATNRNFRKASRILGLDSKLEKSLLIPFREIKVECTIPKDDGTLISYIGFRVQHDNARGPMKGGIRYHPEVNHDEVNALAQLMTWKTAVVDIPYGGAKGGIGCIPKDLSISELERLTRVFTQKIHDLIGINTDVPAPDMGTNSQTMAWMLDEYSKFHGHSPAIVTGKPIDLGGSLGRDAATGRGVVYATDALLSEHGKNIKDLTFVIQGFGNVGAWAAKLIHEKGGKVIAVSDITGAVKNPNGLDIAALLNHKEATGTLIDFSGGDLMDSDELLTQECDVLIPCALGGVLNRENADHIKAKFIIEAANHPTDPEADEILCKKGVVILPDIYANAGGVTVSYFEWVQNIQGFMWDEEKVNIELEKYMTKAFHNLKNMCKSHNCNLRMGAFTLGVNRVARATMLRGWEA